The Terracoccus luteus genome includes a region encoding these proteins:
- a CDS encoding 2-hydroxyacid dehydrogenase, with amino-acid sequence MTPDAPAPSRDDSVRATVCLPDENAVDLLGDVPDGVRVVVWDGTGPHPDGLADTTFWVPQVEDSDDLEAKFEAMPRVEVVQLTSAGVEDVVGHVPDGVRLCDARGVHGSSVAELVLALVLATYRRLPHFIDAQREGEWSLVQGEDLRDKRVLVVGAGDLGEQTARRLEAFDAVPTLVARTARDGVHSTDELPELLPEADVVVLTLPLTPQTTGLVDAAFLARMPRGALLVNVARGKVVDTAALLAELESGRLRAALDVVEPEPLPAGHPLWSAPGLVLTPHAAGHVSAAGPRAFALVREQLRRFVEGEPLENVVEGDY; translated from the coding sequence GTGACTCCCGACGCCCCCGCCCCCTCCCGCGACGACTCCGTGCGGGCCACGGTCTGCCTGCCGGATGAGAACGCCGTCGACCTCCTCGGTGACGTGCCCGACGGGGTGCGCGTCGTCGTCTGGGACGGCACCGGGCCGCACCCCGACGGTCTGGCCGACACGACGTTCTGGGTGCCGCAGGTCGAGGACTCCGACGACCTCGAGGCGAAGTTCGAGGCCATGCCGCGTGTGGAGGTCGTCCAGCTGACGAGCGCGGGCGTCGAGGACGTCGTCGGCCACGTGCCCGACGGCGTGCGCCTCTGCGACGCGCGGGGCGTGCACGGCAGCTCGGTCGCCGAGCTCGTGCTGGCGCTCGTGCTGGCCACCTACCGCCGGCTGCCGCACTTCATCGACGCCCAGCGCGAGGGGGAGTGGAGCCTCGTGCAGGGCGAGGACCTGCGCGACAAGCGGGTGCTCGTCGTCGGCGCCGGTGACCTCGGGGAGCAGACCGCCCGGCGGCTGGAGGCCTTCGACGCCGTGCCCACCCTCGTGGCCCGCACCGCCCGTGACGGGGTGCACTCCACCGACGAGCTGCCCGAGCTGCTGCCCGAGGCCGACGTGGTCGTGCTGACCCTGCCGCTTACCCCGCAGACGACCGGCCTCGTCGACGCCGCGTTCCTGGCCCGGATGCCGCGTGGTGCCCTGCTCGTCAACGTGGCCCGCGGCAAGGTCGTCGACACGGCGGCGCTGCTCGCCGAGCTCGAGTCCGGGCGGCTGCGCGCCGCGCTCGACGTCGTCGAGCCCGAGCCGCTGCCGGCCGGGCACCCGCTGTGGTCGGCGCCGGGTCTCGTCCTGACCCCCCACGCCGCCGGCCACGTCAGCGCGGCCGGGCCGCGCGCCTTCGCGCTCGTGCGTGAGCAGCTGCGCCGGTTCGTCGAGGGCGAGCCGCTCGAGAACGTTGTCGAGGGCGACTACTGA
- a CDS encoding glycosyltransferase: MTEHVRMLRAAGHEAWLWLPVSGDAPAWMGTDLPVLTGATTDVGADDLLVLPEAPVVPGRDPAPGARKVVLNQNHFYTFAAGRPDPAGGAFPGWSPPPPVWAVSAESRDVLAAALPHLRVSLVPNAVDGSLFAPRPTDRARVTWFPRKRPREGALLRAVLAADDRTADLDVVELVDATRAEVAATLATTTVFVALGHSESFGLPVAEALAAGCLVAGYDGGGGHDLFTAPGAWAVPEQRPLLLRDRVLDLLARADSLGPVRAANRAWVLERHSPEVARTALLTAASAAFDGPGGRSVATHPAAWLDTLGPSFTAWA; this comes from the coding sequence ATGACCGAGCACGTGCGGATGCTGCGCGCGGCGGGTCACGAGGCCTGGCTCTGGCTGCCCGTGAGCGGCGACGCGCCGGCCTGGATGGGGACCGACCTGCCGGTGCTGACCGGCGCCACGACCGACGTGGGGGCCGACGACCTGCTCGTCCTGCCGGAGGCCCCGGTGGTGCCCGGACGCGACCCGGCCCCGGGCGCCCGCAAGGTGGTGCTCAACCAGAACCACTTCTACACGTTCGCAGCCGGGCGACCGGACCCGGCCGGCGGTGCCTTCCCGGGCTGGTCGCCCCCGCCGCCCGTGTGGGCGGTGTCGGCCGAGAGCCGCGACGTCCTCGCCGCCGCCCTGCCGCACCTGCGCGTCAGCCTGGTCCCGAACGCGGTCGACGGGTCGCTCTTCGCGCCCCGCCCGACCGACCGGGCCCGCGTGACGTGGTTCCCCCGCAAACGCCCGCGCGAGGGCGCACTGCTGCGCGCCGTGCTGGCCGCGGACGACCGCACAGCGGACCTCGACGTCGTCGAGCTCGTCGACGCGACCCGCGCGGAGGTGGCCGCCACGCTCGCCACGACGACCGTCTTCGTCGCGCTCGGGCACTCCGAGAGCTTCGGGCTGCCCGTCGCCGAGGCCCTCGCCGCCGGGTGCCTCGTCGCGGGCTACGACGGCGGGGGCGGACATGACCTGTTCACGGCCCCGGGCGCGTGGGCCGTGCCCGAGCAGCGACCCCTGCTGCTGCGCGACCGGGTGCTCGACCTGCTCGCGCGGGCCGACTCGCTCGGGCCGGTCCGGGCCGCCAACCGGGCCTGGGTGCTCGAGCGCCACTCCCCCGAGGTCGCCCGGACGGCGTTGCTCACCGCCGCGTCGGCCGCCTTCGACGGGCCCGGTGGTCGCTCGGTCGCCACCCACCCCGCCGCGTGGCTCGACACGCTCGGGCCGAGCTTCACCGCCTGGGCGTGA
- the aroC gene encoding chorismate synthase, whose product MLRWLTAGESHGPALVAMLEGVPAGVEVSAKDLQAALARRRLGYGRGARMKFEQDEVEFLGGLRHGVTMGSPLAVRVGNSEWPKWQTVMSPEAVSDEAYAAANDVNADKEVARNRPLTRPRPGHADLVGMQKYGYEDARPVLERASARETAARVALGEVAARLLEQAYGIRLVSHTVSIGTAAVAPGTALPTPDDVEALDADPVRGFDAEASAAMVAEVDAAKKDGDTLGGVVEVLAYGLPPGLGSHVHWDRKLDARLAAALMSIQAIKGVEVGDGFETARRRGSQAHDEMDLVDGTITRRTGRAGGTEGGMSTGQVLRVRAAMKPISTVPRALATVDVATGEAATAIHQRSDVCAVPAAGVVAEAMVALVLAEACLEKFGGDSVTETARNHRGYLDGIREGLRSW is encoded by the coding sequence ATGTTGCGTTGGTTGACCGCCGGTGAGTCGCACGGTCCCGCCCTCGTGGCGATGCTCGAAGGGGTTCCGGCCGGGGTCGAGGTGTCGGCCAAGGACCTGCAGGCCGCCCTCGCCCGCCGCCGGCTCGGCTACGGCCGCGGGGCACGCATGAAGTTCGAGCAGGACGAGGTCGAGTTCCTCGGCGGGCTGCGCCACGGCGTGACGATGGGCTCGCCCCTCGCGGTGCGCGTCGGCAACAGCGAGTGGCCGAAGTGGCAGACCGTCATGAGCCCGGAGGCGGTCAGCGACGAGGCCTACGCGGCCGCGAACGACGTCAACGCCGACAAGGAGGTGGCCCGCAACCGACCCCTGACGCGGCCCCGCCCCGGGCACGCCGACCTCGTCGGCATGCAGAAGTACGGCTACGAGGACGCCCGACCGGTGCTCGAACGCGCTTCCGCCCGCGAGACCGCGGCCCGGGTGGCGCTCGGCGAGGTCGCCGCCCGCCTGCTCGAGCAGGCGTACGGCATCCGCCTCGTGTCACACACCGTCAGCATCGGCACGGCCGCGGTCGCGCCCGGCACGGCCCTGCCCACTCCCGACGACGTCGAGGCCCTCGATGCCGACCCCGTGCGCGGCTTCGACGCCGAGGCCTCCGCCGCGATGGTGGCCGAGGTCGACGCCGCGAAGAAGGACGGCGACACCCTCGGCGGGGTCGTCGAGGTGCTCGCCTACGGGCTGCCCCCGGGCCTCGGCTCGCACGTCCACTGGGACCGCAAGCTCGACGCGCGTCTCGCCGCCGCCCTCATGAGCATCCAGGCCATCAAGGGGGTCGAGGTCGGCGACGGCTTCGAGACCGCCCGCCGCCGCGGCTCACAGGCGCACGACGAGATGGACCTCGTCGACGGCACCATCACCCGTCGCACCGGGCGCGCCGGCGGCACCGAGGGCGGCATGTCGACGGGCCAGGTGCTGCGCGTGCGCGCGGCCATGAAGCCGATCAGCACCGTGCCCCGGGCGCTCGCCACCGTCGACGTCGCGACGGGGGAGGCCGCCACCGCCATCCACCAGCGCTCCGACGTGTGCGCCGTGCCCGCCGCCGGCGTCGTCGCCGAGGCCATGGTCGCGCTCGTGCTCGCCGAGGCCTGCCTCGAGAAGTTCGGCGGCGACTCCGTCACCGAGACCGCGCGCAACCACCGCGGCTACCTCGACGGCATCCGTGAGGGGCTGCGCTCGTGGTGA
- the aroQ gene encoding type II 3-dehydroquinate dehydratase, whose protein sequence is MTAPTVFVLSGPNLNRLGTREPEVYGSDTLDDVHAAVEREAHELGLVADCRQTNHEGELIDWLHEAVDAGADVVLNPGAFTHYSYAVRDACAIVTTSGRSLVEVHLSNPASREEFRHVSVVAPVATGTVAGFGLQSYLLALRALV, encoded by the coding sequence ATGACGGCACCCACGGTCTTCGTGCTCTCCGGCCCGAACCTCAACCGGCTCGGCACGCGCGAGCCGGAGGTCTACGGGTCGGACACCCTCGACGACGTGCACGCCGCGGTCGAGCGCGAGGCGCACGAGCTCGGTCTCGTGGCCGACTGTCGCCAGACCAACCACGAGGGCGAGCTCATCGACTGGCTTCACGAGGCGGTCGACGCCGGCGCCGACGTCGTGCTCAACCCCGGCGCGTTCACCCACTACTCGTACGCGGTGCGCGACGCGTGCGCCATCGTCACGACGAGCGGGCGCAGCCTCGTCGAGGTGCACCTGAGCAACCCCGCGTCGCGCGAGGAGTTCCGGCACGTCTCGGTCGTGGCCCCCGTCGCGACGGGCACCGTCGCCGGGTTCGGCCTGCAGTCGTACCTGCTGGCCCTGCGCGCCCTCGTCTGA
- the nusB gene encoding transcription antitermination factor NusB — MAARTKARSRALDILFEADQRGVNAETLLDQRLGDADEPGGLQSRAGNNPYTADLVRGVVARWNDIDAALTDYSQGWTLDRMPAVDRAILRLGAWEVLYNDEVPDAVAISEAVALATDLSTDDSPTFVNGLLGRIAEVKATIV; from the coding sequence GTGGCTGCCCGCACCAAGGCCCGTTCGCGGGCCCTCGACATCCTCTTCGAGGCCGACCAGCGCGGCGTCAACGCCGAGACCCTGCTCGACCAGCGTCTCGGTGACGCCGACGAGCCCGGTGGGCTGCAGTCGCGGGCGGGCAACAACCCCTACACGGCCGACCTCGTGCGTGGGGTCGTCGCGCGCTGGAACGACATCGACGCCGCCCTCACCGACTACAGCCAGGGCTGGACGCTCGACCGGATGCCCGCCGTCGACCGCGCCATCCTGCGACTCGGCGCGTGGGAGGTCCTCTACAACGACGAGGTGCCGGATGCCGTCGCGATCAGCGAGGCGGTCGCCCTGGCCACCGACCTGTCGACCGACGACTCGCCCACCTTCGTCAACGGCCTGCTCGGCCGCATCGCCGAGGTCAAGGCCACCATCGTCTGA
- a CDS encoding HelD family protein: protein MGATTGDEARDLQDELASEQAYLDHARAELARMRELAESLDAAKASDAVSAEALGVVLARRIASLQDDPRTTLFFGRIDVGVGSPWVGDDAGVPGAAPTARVPDLAPGAVAAFHVGRRHVGDESGDPVVVDWRAPVSTAFYRASPAEPLGVVRRRRFGVDRGRLTAIEDERVGGPDGPDGPDGPDGSGGDTPRDVTEGAGDPASTGGSLLTAEIERPRTGPMRDIVSTIQPEQDEIVRSDLGVTVCVQGAPGTGKTAVGLHRAAWLLYSFRRRLERTGVLVVGPNAAFLDHIGAVLPALGEVRVRHATIETLLAHGRVRAVDEPAVATLKGDARLATVLGRAVWSHVGRPDEALVVPRGVRRWRVPAYEVAGVVDDLRRRDVRYGTARDLLPQSLAHHVLLVMERAGEITDDRVQDAVARSAPVKAYVKTIWPALDAAGVLHRLLSDADALASASDAVLTDEEQRMLLWDNPARTKGAAKWSVADLALLDELVDLIGRTPGLGHVVLDEAQDLSPMQLRAVGRLAANGSLTVLGDIAQGTTPWATPSWEVAMGHLGKTEHDLVVLDRGFRVPAAVIDFAARLLPQAAPGLGAPVSVRDDPGRVVLERVPADDLPGAVARAATRASTSPGSVGVIAPDAMVDALSRALTAAGVGHGRLDAGHGDDEDHQVELVPATVAKGLEFDRTVVVEPAAIAAAEPDERTGLRRLYVVLTRAVSELTVVHAEPLPDALQG, encoded by the coding sequence GTGGGAGCGACCACGGGCGACGAGGCGCGGGACCTGCAGGACGAGCTGGCGTCGGAGCAGGCGTACCTCGACCACGCCCGGGCCGAGCTGGCCCGGATGCGTGAGCTGGCGGAGTCGCTCGACGCCGCCAAGGCCAGCGACGCCGTCTCGGCCGAGGCCCTCGGCGTGGTGCTGGCCAGACGGATCGCCTCGCTGCAGGACGACCCCCGCACCACGCTCTTCTTCGGGCGCATCGACGTCGGGGTGGGCTCCCCGTGGGTCGGTGACGACGCCGGCGTCCCCGGCGCCGCACCCACGGCTCGGGTGCCCGACCTCGCCCCCGGTGCCGTCGCCGCCTTCCACGTCGGCCGTCGTCACGTCGGCGACGAGTCGGGCGACCCGGTCGTCGTCGACTGGCGAGCACCGGTGTCGACGGCCTTCTACCGCGCCTCCCCCGCCGAGCCCCTCGGCGTCGTGCGTCGCCGGCGGTTCGGCGTCGACCGCGGCCGTCTGACGGCCATCGAGGACGAGCGCGTCGGCGGCCCGGACGGCCCGGACGGCCCGGACGGCCCAGACGGCTCAGGTGGCGACACGCCTCGGGACGTGACCGAGGGTGCGGGCGACCCGGCATCCACCGGTGGCTCCCTGCTCACGGCCGAGATCGAGCGCCCGCGCACGGGGCCGATGCGCGACATCGTCTCGACGATCCAGCCGGAGCAGGACGAGATCGTGCGCAGCGACCTCGGGGTGACGGTGTGCGTGCAGGGTGCGCCGGGCACGGGAAAGACCGCCGTCGGGCTGCACCGCGCCGCCTGGCTGCTCTACTCCTTCCGCCGCCGGCTCGAGCGCACCGGCGTGCTCGTCGTCGGCCCGAACGCCGCCTTCCTCGACCACATCGGCGCGGTGCTCCCGGCCCTCGGCGAGGTGCGGGTGCGGCACGCGACCATCGAGACCCTGCTCGCCCACGGGCGCGTGCGCGCCGTCGACGAGCCGGCCGTCGCGACGCTCAAGGGCGACGCCCGCCTCGCCACGGTGCTCGGACGTGCCGTGTGGTCGCACGTGGGGCGCCCGGACGAGGCCCTCGTCGTGCCGCGCGGCGTGCGCCGCTGGCGGGTGCCCGCCTACGAGGTGGCCGGCGTCGTCGACGACCTGCGCCGGCGCGACGTGCGCTACGGCACGGCACGGGACCTGCTGCCGCAGAGCCTCGCCCACCACGTCCTGCTCGTCATGGAGCGCGCGGGTGAGATCACCGACGACCGGGTACAGGACGCGGTCGCCCGATCGGCACCGGTCAAGGCGTACGTCAAGACGATCTGGCCGGCCCTCGACGCGGCCGGCGTGCTGCACCGGCTGCTGTCCGACGCCGACGCCCTGGCGTCGGCGTCCGACGCGGTACTGACCGACGAAGAGCAGCGGATGCTGTTGTGGGACAACCCTGCTCGCACGAAGGGGGCCGCCAAGTGGTCGGTCGCCGACCTCGCCCTGCTCGACGAGCTCGTCGACCTCATCGGTCGCACCCCCGGCCTCGGCCACGTCGTGCTCGACGAGGCCCAGGACCTCTCGCCCATGCAGCTGCGGGCCGTGGGGCGTCTGGCCGCGAACGGCTCGCTGACGGTGCTCGGCGACATCGCCCAGGGGACGACGCCCTGGGCCACGCCCTCGTGGGAGGTGGCGATGGGCCACCTCGGCAAGACCGAGCACGACCTCGTCGTGCTCGACCGCGGCTTCCGGGTACCCGCCGCCGTCATCGACTTCGCGGCCCGGCTGCTCCCGCAGGCCGCGCCCGGCCTCGGCGCCCCGGTGTCGGTGCGCGACGACCCCGGCCGGGTCGTGCTCGAACGCGTGCCGGCCGACGACCTCCCGGGCGCGGTCGCCCGCGCCGCCACGAGGGCATCCACGTCGCCAGGCTCGGTCGGGGTGATCGCCCCCGACGCGATGGTCGACGCTCTCTCGCGCGCCCTCACGGCGGCGGGCGTCGGCCACGGCCGCCTCGACGCCGGCCACGGCGACGACGAGGACCACCAGGTCGAGCTCGTCCCCGCGACCGTGGCGAAGGGCCTCGAGTTCGACCGCACCGTCGTCGTCGAGCCCGCCGCCATCGCCGCGGCCGAGCCCGACGAGCGCACGGGCCTGCGACGGCTCTACGTCGTGCTCACGCGAGCGGTGTCCGAGCTGACGGTCGTGCACGCCGAGCCGCTGCCCGACGCGCTGCAGGGGTAG
- a CDS encoding shikimate kinase, which yields MTSDALDPTSADATDAATAPRPVAVVVGPPGAGKTTVAAALADRLGVPFHDVDLAIEQQQGRSISDIFVDDGEPVFRELERDEVARALAEQRGVLALGGGAVMTPETQQALKGHVVVFLDVTIADASRRIGFDRSRPLLSVNPRASWTAMMNTRRPTYQQVATHRVDTAGRTPDEVVDAVLTALGLTATPDAPDAPNAPA from the coding sequence GTGACCAGCGACGCCCTCGACCCGACCAGCGCCGACGCGACCGACGCCGCCACCGCCCCGCGCCCCGTCGCCGTCGTCGTCGGGCCGCCCGGCGCCGGCAAGACCACCGTCGCGGCGGCGCTCGCCGACCGGCTCGGGGTTCCGTTCCACGACGTCGACCTCGCCATCGAGCAGCAGCAAGGCCGGTCGATCAGCGACATCTTCGTCGACGACGGCGAGCCGGTGTTCCGCGAGCTCGAGCGCGACGAGGTCGCCCGCGCCCTCGCCGAGCAGCGGGGCGTGCTCGCCCTCGGCGGCGGTGCGGTCATGACGCCCGAGACGCAGCAGGCGCTCAAGGGCCACGTCGTCGTCTTCCTCGACGTCACCATCGCCGACGCCAGCCGCCGCATCGGCTTCGACCGCTCGCGGCCCCTCCTGTCGGTCAACCCCCGGGCGTCGTGGACGGCCATGATGAACACGCGCCGCCCGACCTACCAGCAGGTCGCCACGCACCGCGTCGACACCGCAGGCCGCACCCCCGACGAGGTCGTCGACGCCGTCCTCACGGCCCTCGGGCTCACGGCGACGCCCGACGCCCCCGACGCCCCGAACGCCCCCGCATGA
- the aroB gene encoding 3-dehydroquinate synthase: MSDSIDQSATRIPVGDDYDVLVGHGLISGADADARLGGLLGEAVERVLLVHPPTIDALTQRLTAALERRGLTVVTEEVPDAEAAKTAEVAARLWGRLGREGFTRTDAVVGLGGGSVTDLAGFVAATWLRGVAVVQVPTTLLGMVDAAVGGKTGINTAEGKNLVGAFHPPAGVLCDLDVLATLPPADLTAGLAEVVKCGFIADPVVLDLVEANPAGLCGPDAATHPSLRELVERAVRVKAEVVAADLRESSLREILNYGHTFGHAVEQVERYSWRHGEAVSVGMVYVAELARLAGHLTGAEGDALVARHHGILESLRLPTRYDGGRWPELLTAMRRDKKSRGSQLRFVVLDGPARPARLTGPGDDLLERAYALVSG, encoded by the coding sequence ATGAGCGACTCGATCGACCAGTCGGCCACCCGCATCCCCGTCGGCGACGACTACGACGTCCTCGTCGGCCACGGGCTCATCTCGGGCGCCGACGCCGACGCCCGGCTCGGCGGCCTGCTCGGCGAGGCGGTCGAGCGGGTCCTGCTCGTGCACCCGCCGACCATCGACGCGTTGACGCAGCGCCTCACCGCGGCCCTCGAGCGCCGCGGCCTGACCGTCGTCACCGAGGAGGTCCCCGACGCCGAGGCGGCCAAGACCGCCGAGGTCGCCGCCCGCCTCTGGGGCCGGCTCGGCCGCGAGGGGTTCACCCGCACGGATGCCGTCGTGGGCCTGGGGGGCGGGTCGGTGACCGACCTCGCGGGGTTCGTCGCCGCCACGTGGCTGCGCGGCGTGGCTGTCGTGCAGGTCCCGACGACGCTGCTTGGCATGGTCGACGCGGCCGTCGGTGGCAAGACCGGCATCAACACCGCCGAGGGCAAGAACCTCGTCGGTGCCTTCCACCCTCCGGCCGGGGTGCTGTGCGACCTCGACGTGCTCGCGACCCTGCCGCCGGCCGACCTGACCGCCGGGCTCGCCGAGGTCGTCAAGTGCGGCTTCATCGCCGACCCGGTCGTGCTCGACCTCGTTGAGGCCAACCCCGCGGGTCTGTGTGGCCCCGACGCCGCCACCCACCCGAGCCTGCGCGAGCTGGTCGAGCGGGCGGTGCGGGTCAAGGCGGAGGTCGTCGCCGCCGACCTGCGCGAGAGCTCGCTGCGCGAGATCCTCAACTACGGCCACACGTTCGGCCACGCCGTCGAGCAGGTGGAGCGCTACTCCTGGCGGCACGGCGAGGCCGTCTCCGTGGGCATGGTCTACGTCGCCGAGCTCGCCCGGCTCGCGGGTCACCTCACGGGCGCCGAGGGTGACGCCCTCGTGGCCCGGCACCACGGCATCCTCGAGTCCCTCAGGCTCCCGACGCGCTACGACGGGGGCCGGTGGCCCGAGCTGCTCACGGCGATGCGCCGCGACAAGAAGTCGCGCGGCTCCCAGCTGCGCTTCGTCGTGCTCGACGGCCCGGCCCGACCGGCCCGACTCACCGGGCCCGGCGACGACCTGCTCGAGCGGGCCTACGCCCTCGTCAGCGGCTGA
- a CDS encoding prepilin peptidase, producing MGWSQGLGDPAAPWWAVVVIGVAGAVVGALLAPRLVGLGYRLNEEHDRRAPRWAAGGRVVVPVVTAALWALLAWRVGGTAEWTLLPALLTFTTVSVALTWMDADVHRLPTGLLTPATALVAAQLVLSAVVTRDAGPLVRGVVAGVALAGVLLALALAASVVGSAFGLGDVRLGLLLGLVTGHVSVWGPVVAVYAAFGLGGLWALGRLLTRRAGRRTAIAFGPWLLAGAHVALLVEVPPLF from the coding sequence ATGGGGTGGTCGCAGGGGCTCGGCGATCCGGCCGCACCGTGGTGGGCGGTCGTCGTCATCGGCGTCGCCGGGGCGGTGGTCGGGGCTCTGCTGGCACCGCGACTGGTCGGCCTCGGCTACCGGCTCAACGAGGAGCACGACCGGCGCGCGCCACGGTGGGCGGCCGGCGGCCGGGTCGTGGTGCCGGTCGTGACCGCGGCGCTGTGGGCCCTGCTCGCCTGGCGCGTCGGGGGCACCGCGGAGTGGACGCTGCTGCCGGCCCTGCTCACCTTCACCACCGTCTCGGTGGCGCTCACCTGGATGGACGCCGACGTCCACCGGCTGCCGACCGGTCTGCTGACGCCGGCCACGGCGCTCGTCGCCGCGCAGCTCGTGCTCTCGGCCGTGGTCACCCGTGACGCCGGGCCGCTCGTGCGCGGGGTCGTCGCGGGGGTCGCGCTCGCCGGTGTCCTGCTCGCGCTGGCCCTGGCGGCGAGCGTGGTCGGGTCGGCCTTCGGTCTCGGCGACGTGAGGCTGGGCCTGCTGCTCGGGCTCGTGACCGGCCACGTCTCGGTCTGGGGTCCCGTCGTCGCGGTCTACGCCGCCTTCGGGCTGGGCGGCCTGTGGGCCCTCGGACGGCTGCTGACCCGGCGTGCGGGCCGCCGGACGGCGATCGCGTTCGGTCCGTGGCTGCTGGCCGGAGCCCACGTCGCCCTGCTCGTCGAGGTCCCGCCGCTCTTCTGA
- a CDS encoding glycosyltransferase, translating into MSPAVLVVIPAFGSPELTDAVLADLARDGSTDRSDVRTVVVDNGDDYELPSSATGVERYRPGRNLRWIGSTDWALRTAAAEGVDACVVLNNDVRLSRHFLDALVAPLLEPDVVVTAACYDDFWLHQRAGVIPPAAEQYEPVDRVRDVPFCDGTAIAFAAAEVVALGGLDLDAFPRHGYGSDIDLALRVRAAGRRCVVTERAYVSHLRRATMDRVGDSAEGNRAEILTGLDRLWGDTWRARAGLGPGAFPAHNTGSARSWYLDPDRW; encoded by the coding sequence GTGAGCCCCGCCGTCCTCGTCGTCATCCCGGCCTTCGGGTCGCCCGAGCTGACGGATGCCGTGCTCGCCGACCTCGCGCGCGACGGCTCCACCGACCGGTCCGACGTGCGCACCGTCGTCGTCGACAACGGCGACGACTACGAGCTCCCGTCGTCCGCCACCGGCGTGGAGCGGTACCGACCCGGCCGCAACCTGCGGTGGATCGGCAGCACCGACTGGGCGCTGCGCACCGCCGCCGCCGAGGGTGTCGACGCGTGCGTCGTGCTCAACAACGACGTCCGGCTCTCGCGCCACTTCCTCGACGCACTGGTCGCACCGCTGCTCGAGCCCGACGTCGTCGTGACCGCGGCCTGCTACGACGACTTCTGGCTGCACCAGCGGGCCGGCGTCATCCCCCCGGCGGCCGAGCAGTACGAGCCGGTCGACCGCGTCCGGGACGTCCCCTTCTGCGACGGCACCGCCATCGCCTTCGCGGCCGCCGAGGTCGTGGCCCTCGGCGGGCTCGACCTGGACGCCTTCCCCCGACACGGCTACGGCTCGGACATCGACCTCGCGCTCCGGGTCCGCGCCGCCGGCCGACGCTGCGTCGTCACCGAGCGCGCGTACGTCTCGCACCTGCGCCGGGCGACGATGGACCGCGTCGGGGACAGCGCCGAGGGCAACCGCGCCGAGATCCTCACCGGGCTCGACCGGCTGTGGGGCGACACGTGGCGGGCCCGGGCCGGCCTCGGCCCGGGGGCGTTCCCGGCCCACAACACCGGCAGCGCCCGGTCGTGGTACCTCGACCCCGACCGGTGGTGA
- the efp gene encoding elongation factor P has product MATTNDLKNGLVLNLEGQLWSVVEFQHVKPGKGPAFVRTKLKAVLSGKVVDKTFNAGTKVETANVDKRTMQYLYKDGNDFVFMDTDTFDQLNVSETVVGGAADYMLENQNAIVATHDGAPLYVELPASVTLEITYTEPGLQGDRSTGGTKPATLETGAQINVPLFLEQGTRIKVDTRDGSYLGRVND; this is encoded by the coding sequence ATGGCAACGACCAACGACCTGAAGAACGGCCTCGTGCTCAACCTCGAGGGGCAGCTCTGGTCCGTCGTCGAGTTCCAGCACGTGAAGCCGGGCAAGGGCCCCGCCTTCGTGCGCACGAAGCTCAAGGCGGTGCTGTCGGGCAAGGTCGTCGACAAGACGTTCAACGCCGGCACCAAGGTCGAGACGGCGAACGTCGACAAGCGCACGATGCAGTACCTGTACAAGGACGGCAACGACTTCGTCTTCATGGACACCGACACGTTCGACCAGCTCAACGTGTCCGAGACGGTCGTCGGCGGCGCCGCCGACTACATGCTCGAGAACCAGAACGCCATCGTCGCCACCCACGACGGCGCGCCGCTCTACGTCGAGCTGCCCGCCTCGGTCACGCTCGAGATCACGTACACCGAGCCGGGCCTCCAGGGCGACCGCTCGACCGGTGGCACGAAGCCGGCCACCCTCGAGACCGGCGCGCAGATCAACGTGCCGCTCTTCCTCGAGCAGGGCACCCGCATCAAGGTCGACACGCGCGACGGCAGCTACCTCGGCCGCGTCAACGACTGA